A region from the Triticum aestivum cultivar Chinese Spring chromosome 3D, IWGSC CS RefSeq v2.1, whole genome shotgun sequence genome encodes:
- the LOC780607 gene encoding gibberellin 3-beta-dioxygenase 2-2: protein MPTPAHLSKDPRYFDFRAARRVPETHAWPGLHDHPVVDGSGAGGGPDAVPVVDMRDPCAAEAVALAAQDWGAFLLEGHGVPLELLARVEAAIAGMFALPASEKMRAVRRPGDSCGYGSPPISSFFSKCMWSEGYTFSPANLRSDLRKLWPKAGHDYRHFCAVMEEFHREMRALADKLLELFLVALGLTGEQVAAVESEQKIAETMTATMHLNWYPKCPDPKRALGLIAHTDSGFFTFVLQSLVPGLQLFRHGPDRWVTVPAVPGAMVVNVGDLFQILTNGRFHSVYHRAVVNRDSDRISLGYFLGPPAHVKVAPLREALAGTPAAYRAVTWPEYMGVRKKAFTTGASALKMVAISTDNDAANHTDDLISS, encoded by the exons ATGCCGACGCCGGCGCACCTGAGCAAGGACCCGCGCTACTTCGACTTCCGGGCGGCGCGGCGGGTGCCGGAGACGCACGCGTGGCCCGGGCTGCACGACCACCCCGTGGTGGACGGCAGCGGCGCGGGCGGAGGGCCGGACGCGGTGCCGGTGGTGGACATGCGCGACCCGTgcgcggcggaggcggtggcgctgGCGGCGCAGGACTGGGGCGCCTTCCTCCTGGAGGGCCACGGCGTCCCGTTGGAGCTGCTGGCGCGCGTGGAGGCCGCGATCGCGGGCATGTTCGCGCTGCCGGCGTCGGAGAAGATGCGCGCCGTGCGGCGGCCCGGCGACTCGTGCGGCTACGGGTCGCCGCccatctcctccttcttctccaagTGCATGTGGTCCGAGGGCTACACCTTCTCCCCGGCCAACCTCCGCTCCGACCTCCGCAAGCTCTGGCCCAAGGCCGGCCACGACTACCGCCACTTCTG CGCCGTGATGGAGGAGTTCCACAGGGAGATGCGCGCGCTGGCCGACAAGCTGCTGGAGCTGTTCCTGGTGGCCCTCGGGCTCACCGGCGAGCAGGTCGCCGCCGTCGAGTCCGAGCAGAAGATCGCCGAGACCATGACCGCCACAATGCACCTCAACTG GTACCCCAAGTGCCCGGACCCGAAGCGGGCGCTGGGCCTGATCGCGCACACGGACTCGGGCTTCTTCACCTTCGTGCTGCAGAGCCTTGTGCCCGGGCTGCAGCTGTTCCGGCACGGCCCCGACCGGTGGGTGACGGTGCCCGCCGTGCCGGGGGCCATGGTCGTCAACGTCGGCGACCTCTTCCAGATCCTCACCAACGGCCGCTTCCACAGCGTCTACCACCGCGCCGTCGTCAACCGCGACAGCGACCGGATATCGCTCGGCTACTTCCTCGGCCCGCCCGCCCACGTCAAGGTGGCGCCGCTCAGGGAGGCCCTGGCCGGCAcgcccgccgcctaccgcgccgTCACGTGGCCCGAGTACATGGGCGTGCGCAAGAAGGCCTTCACCACCGGCGCCTCCGCGCTCAAGATGGTCGCCATCTCCACTGACAACGACGCCGCCAACCACACGGACGACCTGATCTCGTCGTAG